The Pseudomonadota bacterium genome includes a window with the following:
- a CDS encoding diguanylate cyclase, with amino-acid sequence MRDDAGLQYRLLALLVLIDVALAGVVLALSLNTRVPPQPAVAGTLAVSAIALDLFVVDLPFLGFATLTSVAIMALAATQGALFAVCVALVAGVARETTRGRGGVVKRMLSLSLSFAPLAAACLAYSGLGGDASPRDPLALSQWLAVVSATLGYAVVDFALSRVCETAIPSDRRRPWRIVRRRIRLIGAALLPLGWAASLLLRFTAPGGSGFNLVPLVILVLPLLAFHRALRFVVQEDDVRSMGEVDDAVGRMREELGEIKGQNRALMADLHKRVDEIAILRDMGQQLGASKDLSKTLDIVMSMIRKLLIYQSCVIYLIDPKGALIPEGCASPYRDKIEMSPLLQLEESMVNLVMKSKKPVLVSDMQGENDRRIFRDEKSIMCVPLIVKDSIIGVIYVGTLRPGTYNDDHVHMLETLANPAAIAIRSAQFHGHQEERLTQEMRLKEMQQEQANQWKALSTLGSDLNRAVELDEILDIILKNVTQLISCQSCIIFQCREGQIVAKKASSPYGALFTNFVVDFDDEAGQAGENVLTWVALNKRRLVLDDARESRFTSLIERERSVIIVPLLAEDEVIGEIYIGSAEPDVYDDQTVKTCEMVSSQAALAIQKALLFEKTVGLAITDGVTGLYTHRYFQERLSEEVRWAERYGRPLALVMVDTDHFKKFNDTLGHPEGDKLLKEISALLRSYTRESDLVCRYGGDEFSLILKDTDKESALKTAERIRDAFQLRFGKLAVKVTSSIGVATFPSDARSKADLVSAADAALYRSKKGGRNRVSGAQPLDAKQPASH; translated from the coding sequence TGCCTCCGCAGCCCGCGGTTGCCGGCACGCTCGCGGTCTCGGCCATCGCCCTCGACCTGTTCGTCGTCGATCTGCCCTTCCTGGGGTTCGCCACCCTGACATCGGTGGCCATCATGGCGCTCGCGGCGACGCAGGGCGCGCTGTTCGCCGTCTGTGTCGCGCTTGTTGCGGGCGTTGCTCGCGAGACCACGCGGGGCAGGGGAGGGGTGGTGAAGCGCATGCTCAGCCTCTCCCTCTCCTTTGCACCCCTCGCGGCCGCCTGTCTGGCGTACAGCGGCCTGGGCGGCGACGCCTCTCCGCGAGATCCCCTGGCGCTGTCGCAGTGGCTGGCGGTCGTCTCGGCGACCTTGGGCTACGCGGTGGTCGATTTCGCGCTCTCTCGCGTCTGTGAGACGGCTATCCCGTCCGATCGCCGCCGGCCCTGGCGCATCGTGCGCCGACGCATCCGGCTCATCGGAGCCGCGCTGCTGCCGCTCGGCTGGGCGGCCAGCCTGCTCCTGCGATTCACCGCGCCGGGTGGCAGCGGCTTCAATCTCGTGCCCCTGGTGATCCTCGTGCTTCCATTGCTGGCGTTCCACCGCGCCCTTCGATTCGTCGTCCAGGAAGACGACGTTCGCAGCATGGGCGAAGTCGACGATGCCGTCGGCCGCATGCGCGAGGAGCTCGGAGAGATCAAAGGCCAGAACCGCGCGCTCATGGCCGACCTCCACAAGCGGGTCGACGAGATCGCAATCCTTCGAGACATGGGTCAGCAGCTCGGCGCAAGCAAGGATCTCAGCAAGACGCTCGACATCGTCATGTCGATGATCCGCAAGCTGCTCATCTATCAGTCCTGCGTCATCTACCTCATCGACCCCAAGGGGGCCCTCATTCCGGAAGGTTGCGCGTCGCCCTACCGGGACAAGATCGAGATGTCTCCGCTCCTGCAGCTCGAGGAGTCGATGGTGAACCTCGTGATGAAGAGCAAGAAGCCCGTTCTCGTCTCAGACATGCAGGGGGAGAACGATCGTCGCATCTTCCGCGATGAGAAGTCGATCATGTGCGTCCCGCTCATCGTCAAGGACAGCATCATCGGCGTGATCTACGTCGGTACGCTTCGCCCGGGAACCTACAACGATGATCACGTGCACATGCTCGAGACGCTTGCCAACCCAGCCGCAATCGCCATCCGCAGCGCCCAGTTCCACGGCCATCAGGAAGAGCGCCTGACCCAGGAGATGAGACTCAAGGAGATGCAGCAGGAGCAGGCCAATCAGTGGAAGGCGCTCAGCACCCTCGGGAGTGACCTGAACCGTGCGGTAGAGCTCGACGAGATCCTCGACATCATCCTCAAGAACGTCACCCAGCTCATCTCATGCCAGTCGTGCATCATCTTCCAGTGCCGTGAGGGGCAGATCGTGGCGAAGAAGGCGTCCAGCCCCTACGGCGCGCTCTTCACGAACTTCGTGGTCGATTTCGATGACGAGGCGGGACAGGCGGGGGAGAACGTGCTGACGTGGGTGGCCTTGAACAAGCGTCGCCTCGTCCTCGACGATGCTCGGGAGTCGCGATTCACCAGCCTCATCGAGCGCGAGCGCTCGGTGATCATCGTCCCCTTGCTGGCGGAAGATGAGGTCATCGGAGAGATCTACATCGGTTCGGCTGAGCCCGACGTCTATGATGACCAGACCGTCAAGACATGTGAGATGGTGAGCTCACAGGCCGCCCTGGCCATACAGAAGGCATTGCTGTTCGAGAAGACCGTGGGGCTGGCCATCACCGACGGTGTTACGGGGCTGTACACGCACCGGTATTTCCAGGAACGGTTGAGCGAGGAGGTCCGGTGGGCGGAGCGCTATGGCCGTCCCCTGGCCCTCGTCATGGTCGACACCGATCACTTCAAGAAGTTCAATGATACCCTGGGCCACCCTGAAGGCGACAAGCTGCTCAAGGAGATCTCGGCGCTCCTTCGCTCCTACACCCGAGAGAGCGACCTGGTCTGTCGCTATGGCGGCGACGAGTTCTCGCTGATTCTCAAGGACACAGACAAGGAGAGCGCACTGAAGACCGCCGAGCGCATTCGAGACGCCTTCCAGCTGCGCTTTGGCAAGCTGGCGGTGAAGGTCACGTCGAGCATCGGTGTGGCGACCTTCCCTTCAGACGCCCGCTCGAAGGCAGATCTCGTCTCTGCCGCAGACGCCGCGCTGTATCGCTCGAAGAAGGGCGGGCGCAACCGAGTCTCGGGAGCCCAGCCTCTCGACGCCAAGCAGCCCGCGTCTCACTGA
- a CDS encoding UDP-3-O-(3-hydroxymyristoyl)glucosamine N-acyltransferase, with product MNTPITLTLGQIAEHVSGRLLDPCTADLPITRARGLSEAESGDLSFVEAARHLDAAVASTQARALLVPAATDACAVPAVAVRSPRLAFARVLALLHPRHRPSPGVHHTAAVDASAHIDETAHIGPYCSIGSGVRVGAGAVLHPHVKIGAGATIGDDTELRPRVTIGPDVTVGTRCLIHAGTTIGVSRNGHRGLAGVIVGDDVEMGSRAVVEAGTTSPTRVESGCRTDNLIYIGAGAHLGPHCLMVSYTHVGSEAVLAHHVTLAGQAMVTPRARVDAIAVVGARGKVLEHVAERTVVSGDPAIPHKEELRRAASAARLGQLATQLETTLSRVSEYQ from the coding sequence ATGAACACCCCCATCACGCTCACGCTCGGACAGATTGCGGAACACGTCTCCGGACGTCTCCTTGACCCGTGCACAGCCGACCTCCCCATCACAAGGGCAAGAGGCCTCTCAGAAGCGGAGAGCGGTGACCTCAGCTTCGTCGAAGCGGCGCGTCACCTCGACGCCGCCGTCGCCTCGACCCAGGCGCGCGCCCTTCTGGTGCCCGCGGCAACCGATGCGTGCGCGGTCCCCGCCGTCGCGGTGCGCTCCCCTCGCCTGGCGTTCGCACGTGTCCTGGCGCTCCTGCATCCTCGCCATCGCCCGTCCCCTGGTGTGCATCACACCGCGGCGGTCGATGCGAGCGCACACATCGACGAGACCGCCCACATCGGGCCATACTGCTCCATCGGCTCAGGGGTGCGCGTGGGCGCCGGCGCCGTGCTGCACCCGCACGTAAAGATCGGCGCGGGCGCCACCATCGGCGACGACACCGAGCTTCGCCCTCGAGTCACCATCGGCCCGGATGTCACCGTGGGCACGCGATGCCTGATTCACGCGGGCACCACCATCGGCGTCAGCCGCAATGGGCATCGGGGCCTGGCAGGCGTGATCGTGGGCGATGACGTGGAGATGGGCTCGCGCGCCGTGGTCGAAGCAGGAACAACCTCGCCCACGCGGGTGGAGAGCGGCTGCCGCACCGACAACCTCATCTACATCGGTGCAGGCGCGCATCTCGGACCGCACTGCCTCATGGTCTCCTACACCCACGTCGGCTCCGAAGCCGTTCTCGCCCACCACGTAACCCTCGCCGGGCAGGCCATGGTCACCCCCCGAGCCAGGGTAGACGCCATCGCCGTCGTAGGCGCGCGAGGCAAGGTTCTCGAGCACGTCGCCGAGCGCACCGTCGTCTCCGGTGACCCGGCCATCCCCCACAAGGAAGAACTGCGGCGCGCGGCCAGCGCGGCAAGACTGGGGCAGCTCGCAACCCAGCTCGAGACGACCCTCTCTCGGGTCAGCGAATATCAGTGA